The following coding sequences are from one Scomber scombrus chromosome 20, fScoSco1.1, whole genome shotgun sequence window:
- the puf60b gene encoding poly(U)-binding-splicing factor PUF60-B isoform X2 translates to MAVTETAGAEALTMENGQGTGSKLGLPPLTPEQQEALQRAKKYAMEQSIKSVLVKQTIAHQQQQLTNLQMAAVTMGFGDPLSPLQSVAAQRQRALAIMCRVYVGSIYYELGEDTIRQAFAPFGPIKSIDMSWDSVTMKHKGFAFVEYDVPEAAQLALEQMNSVMLGGRNIKVGRPSNIGQAQPIIDQLAEEARAFNRIYVASVHPDLSDDDIKSVFEAFGRIKSCTLARDPTTGRHRGFGFIEYEKPQSALDAVSSMNLFDLGGQYLRVGKAVTPPMPLLTPTTPGGLPPAAAVAAAAATAKITAQASMNPFQRDLMAFQEAVAGASVLGALAAPQLLGQQMGIPQAVMAAQAPGVITGVTPVRPPIPVLPQVGLVNPVLASPPVLSNQAGGSGQAEKKEEKEESLQDGTGQEMLSDQEHMSISGSSARHMVMQKLLRKSESTVMVLRNMVGPEDIDDDLEGEVTEECGKFGSVNRVIIYQEKQGEEEDADIIVKIFVEFSMASEMNKAIQALNDRWFGGRKVVAEVYDQDRFNSSDLSA, encoded by the exons ATGGCGGTGACGGAGACTGCG GGCGCTGAAGCTCTGACGATGGAGAATGGACAGGGCACAGGCTCCAAGCTCGGCCTGCCGCCTCTTACCCCAGAGCAGCAGGAGGCACTTCAGAGG GCAAAGAAGTATGCCATGGAACAAAGCATTAAGAGTGTGTTGGTGAAGCAGACCATTGCCCATCAGCAACAACAGCTCACCAACCTGCAG ATGGCAGCAGTGACAATGGGCTTTGGAGATCCTCTCTCACCTTTACAATCG GTGGCAGCTCAGCGGCAACGCGCTCTCGCCATCATGTGTCGGGTGTATGTTGGTTCCATATACTATGAACTTGGTGAGGACACCATCAGACAGGCCTTTGCCCCCTTCGGCCCAATCAAGAGCATTGATATGTCTTGGGATTCAGTAACAATGAAACATAAG GGGTTTGCCTTTGTGGAGTATGATGTGCCAGAGGCTGCTCAGCTGGCTCTGGAGCAGATGAACTCAGTCATGTTGGGGGGGCGAAACATTAAG GTTGGGCGGCCAAGTAACATCGGTCAGGCGCAACCCATCATTGACCAGCTGGCAGAGGAGGCGCGCGCTTTTAACCGGATCTACGTGGCGTCCGTCCACCCCGACCTGTCAGATGATGACATCAAAAGTGTGTTTGAGGCCTTCGGAAGGATCAAGTCTTGTACGTTAGCCAGGGATCCCACCACAGGACGACACCGAGGCTTTGGCTTCATCG AGTATGAAAAGCCACAGTCAGCCCTGGATGCTGTGTCTTCTATGAACCTCTTTGACCTGGGGGGTCAGTACCTTCGGGTGGGCAAAGCAGTGACACCGCCTATGCCCCTACTGACCCCCACGACCCCCGGTGGTCTGCCGCCTGCAGCAGCTGTGGCCGCAGCGGCAGCCACCGCTAAGATAACGGCCCAGGCAAGTATGAATCCCTTCCAAAGGGATTTAATGGCCTTCCAG GAGGCTGTAGCCGGGGCATCAGTCCTGGGGGCGTTAGCAGCGCCCCAGCTTCTCGGTCAGCAAATGGGAATCCCTCAGGCTGTCATGGCTGCCCAGGCACCGGGGGTCATCACAG gtgTGACACCAGTGCGTCCTCCCATACCAGTACTTCCCCAGGTGGGTCTTGTGAACCCCGTGCTTGCATCGCCACCAGTCCTGTCCAATCAAGCTGGAGGCTCTGGCCaagcagagaagaaagaagagaaagaggagtcGCTTCAGGATGGAACGGGACAGGAAATGCTGAGTGACCAAGAGCATATGAGCATTTCGGGCAGCAGCGCCAGACATATGGTCATGCAGAAACTGTTACGAAAATCAGAG TCCACAGTAATGGTACTTCGAAATATGGTCGGACCAGAGGACATTGACGACGACCTGGAGGGCGAGGTGACGGAAGAGTGCGGCAAGTTCGGCTCCGTCAACAGAGTCATCATCTACCAGGAAAagcaaggagaagaagaagacgcgGATATCATCGTTAAGATCTTTGTAGAGTTTTCCATGGCCTCCGAGATGAACAAAGCAATCCAGGCCCTGAACGACCGCTGGTTCGGAGGTCGTAAAGTTGTCGCAGAGGTGTATGACCAAGATCGTTTCAACAGCAGTGACCTCTCTGCGTAA
- the puf60b gene encoding poly(U)-binding-splicing factor PUF60-B isoform X1: MAVTETAGAEALTMENGQGTGSKLGLPPLTPEQQEALQRAKKYAMEQSIKSVLVKQTIAHQQQQLTNLQMAAVTMGFGDPLSPLQSVAAQRQRALAIMCRVYVGSIYYELGEDTIRQAFAPFGPIKSIDMSWDSVTMKHKGFAFVEYDVPEAAQLALEQMNSVMLGGRNIKVGRPSNIGQAQPIIDQLAEEARAFNRIYVASVHPDLSDDDIKSVFEAFGRIKSCTLARDPTTGRHRGFGFIEYEKPQSALDAVSSMNLFDLGGQYLRVGKAVTPPMPLLTPTTPGGLPPAAAVAAAAATAKITAQASMNPFQRDLMAFQEAVAGASVLGALAAPQLLGQQMGIPQAVMAAQAPGVITGVYQNMSVTPVRPPIPVLPQVGLVNPVLASPPVLSNQAGGSGQAEKKEEKEESLQDGTGQEMLSDQEHMSISGSSARHMVMQKLLRKSESTVMVLRNMVGPEDIDDDLEGEVTEECGKFGSVNRVIIYQEKQGEEEDADIIVKIFVEFSMASEMNKAIQALNDRWFGGRKVVAEVYDQDRFNSSDLSA, translated from the exons ATGGCGGTGACGGAGACTGCG GGCGCTGAAGCTCTGACGATGGAGAATGGACAGGGCACAGGCTCCAAGCTCGGCCTGCCGCCTCTTACCCCAGAGCAGCAGGAGGCACTTCAGAGG GCAAAGAAGTATGCCATGGAACAAAGCATTAAGAGTGTGTTGGTGAAGCAGACCATTGCCCATCAGCAACAACAGCTCACCAACCTGCAG ATGGCAGCAGTGACAATGGGCTTTGGAGATCCTCTCTCACCTTTACAATCG GTGGCAGCTCAGCGGCAACGCGCTCTCGCCATCATGTGTCGGGTGTATGTTGGTTCCATATACTATGAACTTGGTGAGGACACCATCAGACAGGCCTTTGCCCCCTTCGGCCCAATCAAGAGCATTGATATGTCTTGGGATTCAGTAACAATGAAACATAAG GGGTTTGCCTTTGTGGAGTATGATGTGCCAGAGGCTGCTCAGCTGGCTCTGGAGCAGATGAACTCAGTCATGTTGGGGGGGCGAAACATTAAG GTTGGGCGGCCAAGTAACATCGGTCAGGCGCAACCCATCATTGACCAGCTGGCAGAGGAGGCGCGCGCTTTTAACCGGATCTACGTGGCGTCCGTCCACCCCGACCTGTCAGATGATGACATCAAAAGTGTGTTTGAGGCCTTCGGAAGGATCAAGTCTTGTACGTTAGCCAGGGATCCCACCACAGGACGACACCGAGGCTTTGGCTTCATCG AGTATGAAAAGCCACAGTCAGCCCTGGATGCTGTGTCTTCTATGAACCTCTTTGACCTGGGGGGTCAGTACCTTCGGGTGGGCAAAGCAGTGACACCGCCTATGCCCCTACTGACCCCCACGACCCCCGGTGGTCTGCCGCCTGCAGCAGCTGTGGCCGCAGCGGCAGCCACCGCTAAGATAACGGCCCAGGCAAGTATGAATCCCTTCCAAAGGGATTTAATGGCCTTCCAG GAGGCTGTAGCCGGGGCATCAGTCCTGGGGGCGTTAGCAGCGCCCCAGCTTCTCGGTCAGCAAATGGGAATCCCTCAGGCTGTCATGGCTGCCCAGGCACCGGGGGTCATCACAGGTGTGTACCAAAACATGA gtgTGACACCAGTGCGTCCTCCCATACCAGTACTTCCCCAGGTGGGTCTTGTGAACCCCGTGCTTGCATCGCCACCAGTCCTGTCCAATCAAGCTGGAGGCTCTGGCCaagcagagaagaaagaagagaaagaggagtcGCTTCAGGATGGAACGGGACAGGAAATGCTGAGTGACCAAGAGCATATGAGCATTTCGGGCAGCAGCGCCAGACATATGGTCATGCAGAAACTGTTACGAAAATCAGAG TCCACAGTAATGGTACTTCGAAATATGGTCGGACCAGAGGACATTGACGACGACCTGGAGGGCGAGGTGACGGAAGAGTGCGGCAAGTTCGGCTCCGTCAACAGAGTCATCATCTACCAGGAAAagcaaggagaagaagaagacgcgGATATCATCGTTAAGATCTTTGTAGAGTTTTCCATGGCCTCCGAGATGAACAAAGCAATCCAGGCCCTGAACGACCGCTGGTTCGGAGGTCGTAAAGTTGTCGCAGAGGTGTATGACCAAGATCGTTTCAACAGCAGTGACCTCTCTGCGTAA
- the puf60b gene encoding poly(U)-binding-splicing factor PUF60-B isoform X3, with product MENGQGTGSKLGLPPLTPEQQEALQRAKKYAMEQSIKSVLVKQTIAHQQQQLTNLQMAAVTMGFGDPLSPLQSVAAQRQRALAIMCRVYVGSIYYELGEDTIRQAFAPFGPIKSIDMSWDSVTMKHKGFAFVEYDVPEAAQLALEQMNSVMLGGRNIKVGRPSNIGQAQPIIDQLAEEARAFNRIYVASVHPDLSDDDIKSVFEAFGRIKSCTLARDPTTGRHRGFGFIEYEKPQSALDAVSSMNLFDLGGQYLRVGKAVTPPMPLLTPTTPGGLPPAAAVAAAAATAKITAQASMNPFQRDLMAFQEAVAGASVLGALAAPQLLGQQMGIPQAVMAAQAPGVITGVYQNMSVTPVRPPIPVLPQVGLVNPVLASPPVLSNQAGGSGQAEKKEEKEESLQDGTGQEMLSDQEHMSISGSSARHMVMQKLLRKSESTVMVLRNMVGPEDIDDDLEGEVTEECGKFGSVNRVIIYQEKQGEEEDADIIVKIFVEFSMASEMNKAIQALNDRWFGGRKVVAEVYDQDRFNSSDLSA from the exons ATGGAGAATGGACAGGGCACAGGCTCCAAGCTCGGCCTGCCGCCTCTTACCCCAGAGCAGCAGGAGGCACTTCAGAGG GCAAAGAAGTATGCCATGGAACAAAGCATTAAGAGTGTGTTGGTGAAGCAGACCATTGCCCATCAGCAACAACAGCTCACCAACCTGCAG ATGGCAGCAGTGACAATGGGCTTTGGAGATCCTCTCTCACCTTTACAATCG GTGGCAGCTCAGCGGCAACGCGCTCTCGCCATCATGTGTCGGGTGTATGTTGGTTCCATATACTATGAACTTGGTGAGGACACCATCAGACAGGCCTTTGCCCCCTTCGGCCCAATCAAGAGCATTGATATGTCTTGGGATTCAGTAACAATGAAACATAAG GGGTTTGCCTTTGTGGAGTATGATGTGCCAGAGGCTGCTCAGCTGGCTCTGGAGCAGATGAACTCAGTCATGTTGGGGGGGCGAAACATTAAG GTTGGGCGGCCAAGTAACATCGGTCAGGCGCAACCCATCATTGACCAGCTGGCAGAGGAGGCGCGCGCTTTTAACCGGATCTACGTGGCGTCCGTCCACCCCGACCTGTCAGATGATGACATCAAAAGTGTGTTTGAGGCCTTCGGAAGGATCAAGTCTTGTACGTTAGCCAGGGATCCCACCACAGGACGACACCGAGGCTTTGGCTTCATCG AGTATGAAAAGCCACAGTCAGCCCTGGATGCTGTGTCTTCTATGAACCTCTTTGACCTGGGGGGTCAGTACCTTCGGGTGGGCAAAGCAGTGACACCGCCTATGCCCCTACTGACCCCCACGACCCCCGGTGGTCTGCCGCCTGCAGCAGCTGTGGCCGCAGCGGCAGCCACCGCTAAGATAACGGCCCAGGCAAGTATGAATCCCTTCCAAAGGGATTTAATGGCCTTCCAG GAGGCTGTAGCCGGGGCATCAGTCCTGGGGGCGTTAGCAGCGCCCCAGCTTCTCGGTCAGCAAATGGGAATCCCTCAGGCTGTCATGGCTGCCCAGGCACCGGGGGTCATCACAGGTGTGTACCAAAACATGA gtgTGACACCAGTGCGTCCTCCCATACCAGTACTTCCCCAGGTGGGTCTTGTGAACCCCGTGCTTGCATCGCCACCAGTCCTGTCCAATCAAGCTGGAGGCTCTGGCCaagcagagaagaaagaagagaaagaggagtcGCTTCAGGATGGAACGGGACAGGAAATGCTGAGTGACCAAGAGCATATGAGCATTTCGGGCAGCAGCGCCAGACATATGGTCATGCAGAAACTGTTACGAAAATCAGAG TCCACAGTAATGGTACTTCGAAATATGGTCGGACCAGAGGACATTGACGACGACCTGGAGGGCGAGGTGACGGAAGAGTGCGGCAAGTTCGGCTCCGTCAACAGAGTCATCATCTACCAGGAAAagcaaggagaagaagaagacgcgGATATCATCGTTAAGATCTTTGTAGAGTTTTCCATGGCCTCCGAGATGAACAAAGCAATCCAGGCCCTGAACGACCGCTGGTTCGGAGGTCGTAAAGTTGTCGCAGAGGTGTATGACCAAGATCGTTTCAACAGCAGTGACCTCTCTGCGTAA
- the puf60b gene encoding poly(U)-binding-splicing factor PUF60-B isoform X5, whose translation MAVTETAGAEALTMENGQGTGSKLGLPPLTPEQQEALQRAKKYAMEQSIKSVLVKQTIAHQQQQLTNLQMAAVTMGFGDPLSPLQSVAAQRQRALAIMCRVYVGSIYYELGEDTIRQAFAPFGPIKSIDMSWDSVTMKHKGFAFVEYDVPEAAQLALEQMNSVMLGGRNIKVGRPSNIGQAQPIIDQLAEEARAFNRIYVASVHPDLSDDDIKSVFEAFGRIKSCTLARDPTTGRHRGFGFIEYEKPQSALDAVSSMNLFDLGGQYLRVGKAVTPPMPLLTPTTPGGLPPAAAVAAAAATAKITAQEAVAGASVLGALAAPQLLGQQMGIPQAVMAAQAPGVITGVTPVRPPIPVLPQVGLVNPVLASPPVLSNQAGGSGQAEKKEEKEESLQDGTGQEMLSDQEHMSISGSSARHMVMQKLLRKSESTVMVLRNMVGPEDIDDDLEGEVTEECGKFGSVNRVIIYQEKQGEEEDADIIVKIFVEFSMASEMNKAIQALNDRWFGGRKVVAEVYDQDRFNSSDLSA comes from the exons ATGGCGGTGACGGAGACTGCG GGCGCTGAAGCTCTGACGATGGAGAATGGACAGGGCACAGGCTCCAAGCTCGGCCTGCCGCCTCTTACCCCAGAGCAGCAGGAGGCACTTCAGAGG GCAAAGAAGTATGCCATGGAACAAAGCATTAAGAGTGTGTTGGTGAAGCAGACCATTGCCCATCAGCAACAACAGCTCACCAACCTGCAG ATGGCAGCAGTGACAATGGGCTTTGGAGATCCTCTCTCACCTTTACAATCG GTGGCAGCTCAGCGGCAACGCGCTCTCGCCATCATGTGTCGGGTGTATGTTGGTTCCATATACTATGAACTTGGTGAGGACACCATCAGACAGGCCTTTGCCCCCTTCGGCCCAATCAAGAGCATTGATATGTCTTGGGATTCAGTAACAATGAAACATAAG GGGTTTGCCTTTGTGGAGTATGATGTGCCAGAGGCTGCTCAGCTGGCTCTGGAGCAGATGAACTCAGTCATGTTGGGGGGGCGAAACATTAAG GTTGGGCGGCCAAGTAACATCGGTCAGGCGCAACCCATCATTGACCAGCTGGCAGAGGAGGCGCGCGCTTTTAACCGGATCTACGTGGCGTCCGTCCACCCCGACCTGTCAGATGATGACATCAAAAGTGTGTTTGAGGCCTTCGGAAGGATCAAGTCTTGTACGTTAGCCAGGGATCCCACCACAGGACGACACCGAGGCTTTGGCTTCATCG AGTATGAAAAGCCACAGTCAGCCCTGGATGCTGTGTCTTCTATGAACCTCTTTGACCTGGGGGGTCAGTACCTTCGGGTGGGCAAAGCAGTGACACCGCCTATGCCCCTACTGACCCCCACGACCCCCGGTGGTCTGCCGCCTGCAGCAGCTGTGGCCGCAGCGGCAGCCACCGCTAAGATAACGGCCCAG GAGGCTGTAGCCGGGGCATCAGTCCTGGGGGCGTTAGCAGCGCCCCAGCTTCTCGGTCAGCAAATGGGAATCCCTCAGGCTGTCATGGCTGCCCAGGCACCGGGGGTCATCACAG gtgTGACACCAGTGCGTCCTCCCATACCAGTACTTCCCCAGGTGGGTCTTGTGAACCCCGTGCTTGCATCGCCACCAGTCCTGTCCAATCAAGCTGGAGGCTCTGGCCaagcagagaagaaagaagagaaagaggagtcGCTTCAGGATGGAACGGGACAGGAAATGCTGAGTGACCAAGAGCATATGAGCATTTCGGGCAGCAGCGCCAGACATATGGTCATGCAGAAACTGTTACGAAAATCAGAG TCCACAGTAATGGTACTTCGAAATATGGTCGGACCAGAGGACATTGACGACGACCTGGAGGGCGAGGTGACGGAAGAGTGCGGCAAGTTCGGCTCCGTCAACAGAGTCATCATCTACCAGGAAAagcaaggagaagaagaagacgcgGATATCATCGTTAAGATCTTTGTAGAGTTTTCCATGGCCTCCGAGATGAACAAAGCAATCCAGGCCCTGAACGACCGCTGGTTCGGAGGTCGTAAAGTTGTCGCAGAGGTGTATGACCAAGATCGTTTCAACAGCAGTGACCTCTCTGCGTAA
- the puf60b gene encoding poly(U)-binding-splicing factor PUF60-B isoform X4 produces MAVTETAGAEALTMENGQGTGSKLGLPPLTPEQQEALQRAKKYAMEQSIKSVLVKQTIAHQQQQLTNLQMAAVTMGFGDPLSPLQSVAAQRQRALAIMCRVYVGSIYYELGEDTIRQAFAPFGPIKSIDMSWDSVTMKHKGFAFVEYDVPEAAQLALEQMNSVMLGGRNIKVGRPSNIGQAQPIIDQLAEEARAFNRIYVASVHPDLSDDDIKSVFEAFGRIKSCTLARDPTTGRHRGFGFIEYEKPQSALDAVSSMNLFDLGGQYLRVGKAVTPPMPLLTPTTPGGLPPAAAVAAAAATAKITAQEAVAGASVLGALAAPQLLGQQMGIPQAVMAAQAPGVITGVYQNMSVTPVRPPIPVLPQVGLVNPVLASPPVLSNQAGGSGQAEKKEEKEESLQDGTGQEMLSDQEHMSISGSSARHMVMQKLLRKSESTVMVLRNMVGPEDIDDDLEGEVTEECGKFGSVNRVIIYQEKQGEEEDADIIVKIFVEFSMASEMNKAIQALNDRWFGGRKVVAEVYDQDRFNSSDLSA; encoded by the exons ATGGCGGTGACGGAGACTGCG GGCGCTGAAGCTCTGACGATGGAGAATGGACAGGGCACAGGCTCCAAGCTCGGCCTGCCGCCTCTTACCCCAGAGCAGCAGGAGGCACTTCAGAGG GCAAAGAAGTATGCCATGGAACAAAGCATTAAGAGTGTGTTGGTGAAGCAGACCATTGCCCATCAGCAACAACAGCTCACCAACCTGCAG ATGGCAGCAGTGACAATGGGCTTTGGAGATCCTCTCTCACCTTTACAATCG GTGGCAGCTCAGCGGCAACGCGCTCTCGCCATCATGTGTCGGGTGTATGTTGGTTCCATATACTATGAACTTGGTGAGGACACCATCAGACAGGCCTTTGCCCCCTTCGGCCCAATCAAGAGCATTGATATGTCTTGGGATTCAGTAACAATGAAACATAAG GGGTTTGCCTTTGTGGAGTATGATGTGCCAGAGGCTGCTCAGCTGGCTCTGGAGCAGATGAACTCAGTCATGTTGGGGGGGCGAAACATTAAG GTTGGGCGGCCAAGTAACATCGGTCAGGCGCAACCCATCATTGACCAGCTGGCAGAGGAGGCGCGCGCTTTTAACCGGATCTACGTGGCGTCCGTCCACCCCGACCTGTCAGATGATGACATCAAAAGTGTGTTTGAGGCCTTCGGAAGGATCAAGTCTTGTACGTTAGCCAGGGATCCCACCACAGGACGACACCGAGGCTTTGGCTTCATCG AGTATGAAAAGCCACAGTCAGCCCTGGATGCTGTGTCTTCTATGAACCTCTTTGACCTGGGGGGTCAGTACCTTCGGGTGGGCAAAGCAGTGACACCGCCTATGCCCCTACTGACCCCCACGACCCCCGGTGGTCTGCCGCCTGCAGCAGCTGTGGCCGCAGCGGCAGCCACCGCTAAGATAACGGCCCAG GAGGCTGTAGCCGGGGCATCAGTCCTGGGGGCGTTAGCAGCGCCCCAGCTTCTCGGTCAGCAAATGGGAATCCCTCAGGCTGTCATGGCTGCCCAGGCACCGGGGGTCATCACAGGTGTGTACCAAAACATGA gtgTGACACCAGTGCGTCCTCCCATACCAGTACTTCCCCAGGTGGGTCTTGTGAACCCCGTGCTTGCATCGCCACCAGTCCTGTCCAATCAAGCTGGAGGCTCTGGCCaagcagagaagaaagaagagaaagaggagtcGCTTCAGGATGGAACGGGACAGGAAATGCTGAGTGACCAAGAGCATATGAGCATTTCGGGCAGCAGCGCCAGACATATGGTCATGCAGAAACTGTTACGAAAATCAGAG TCCACAGTAATGGTACTTCGAAATATGGTCGGACCAGAGGACATTGACGACGACCTGGAGGGCGAGGTGACGGAAGAGTGCGGCAAGTTCGGCTCCGTCAACAGAGTCATCATCTACCAGGAAAagcaaggagaagaagaagacgcgGATATCATCGTTAAGATCTTTGTAGAGTTTTCCATGGCCTCCGAGATGAACAAAGCAATCCAGGCCCTGAACGACCGCTGGTTCGGAGGTCGTAAAGTTGTCGCAGAGGTGTATGACCAAGATCGTTTCAACAGCAGTGACCTCTCTGCGTAA